A DNA window from Carnobacterium funditum DSM 5970 contains the following coding sequences:
- a CDS encoding asparaginase, which yields MKTILVLHTGGTIAMSEDQTTGKVHPNTENPLQKHSHLFDKEANLIVEDFFQLPSPHITPKEMLALKNRIEQAILLHEADGFVITHGTDTLEETAYFLDLTLSHALPIVLTGAMRSSNEIGSDGLYNFQSAVWVALSDEAQNKGVLVVMNDEIHTARYVTKTHTSNVATFQTPTFGPIGLISKNEVLFFQKLITEEKFTISSVDKNVYVLKAYAGMDGTLFEALNKPETDGLVIEALGAGNLPPAVLPSLHRLLDKKIPVVLVSRSFNGIAQDVYDYLGGGKQLHEAGVIFTNGLTGPKARIKLMVALDTTRDPVEIAQYF from the coding sequence TTGAAAACTATTTTAGTTTTACATACAGGCGGAACCATCGCTATGAGTGAAGACCAAACTACTGGTAAAGTTCATCCAAATACAGAAAATCCATTACAAAAACACAGCCATTTATTTGATAAAGAAGCCAACTTGATTGTAGAGGATTTTTTTCAACTGCCTTCTCCTCATATCACTCCTAAAGAAATGCTGGCTTTAAAAAATCGAATCGAACAGGCTATTCTTTTGCATGAAGCTGATGGTTTTGTTATTACTCACGGAACAGATACTTTAGAAGAAACAGCTTATTTTTTAGATTTAACCTTGAGTCACGCTTTGCCTATTGTTCTTACCGGTGCCATGCGTTCAAGTAATGAAATTGGTTCAGATGGATTATACAACTTCCAAAGTGCTGTTTGGGTAGCTTTATCCGATGAAGCTCAAAATAAAGGTGTTTTAGTCGTTATGAATGATGAGATTCATACCGCTCGTTATGTGACTAAGACACATACTTCAAATGTTGCTACCTTTCAAACACCTACTTTTGGACCAATTGGTTTGATTTCTAAAAATGAAGTCTTATTTTTCCAAAAACTCATTACAGAAGAAAAATTCACCATTTCTTCTGTTGATAAAAATGTGTATGTATTAAAAGCTTATGCTGGAATGGACGGTACCCTTTTTGAAGCTTTAAACAAACCTGAAACCGATGGGCTAGTCATCGAGGCTCTAGGTGCGGGTAATTTGCCACCTGCTGTCTTACCTTCGTTGCATCGATTATTAGATAAAAAGATTCCCGTGGTTTTAGTTTCCCGTTCATTTAATGGAATCGCGCAAGATGTATACGACTATTTGGGTGGTGGAAAACAACTACATGAAGCTGGAGTTATCTTCACCAATGGGTTGACCGGTCCTAAAGCTCGCATTAAATTAATGGTCGCTTTAGATACCACTCGAGACCCAGTTGAAATTGCTCAGTATTTTTAA
- a CDS encoding MBL fold metallo-hydrolase, whose translation MTKIKQIVTGTIAENCYVIYQDKTALIVDPGADFSKIMNAIEELQVMPVAILLTHCHYDHIGALEETRTTYNIPVYVSPLEKDWPMNPTLNLSQSLLKPIIAQPAEYEFETMEDYNFDGIELRVVPTPGHSPGGVSFIFSDFVITGDALFKNGVGRSDLPFSNSKDLLKGIKEQLFTLADKMLIYPGHGEKSTIGQEKLSNPFFN comes from the coding sequence ATGACTAAAATAAAACAAATTGTCACTGGAACAATAGCAGAGAATTGCTATGTTATTTACCAAGATAAGACGGCTTTAATTGTTGATCCGGGAGCTGACTTTTCAAAAATCATGAACGCTATCGAAGAGTTACAAGTAATGCCTGTCGCTATCTTATTAACTCATTGCCATTACGATCACATTGGGGCATTAGAAGAGACTCGTACAACCTATAATATTCCGGTTTATGTTAGTCCACTAGAAAAAGACTGGCCAATGAACCCTACACTTAACCTTTCGCAATCGCTCTTAAAACCTATTATTGCTCAACCAGCTGAATATGAGTTCGAAACGATGGAAGATTACAATTTTGATGGAATCGAACTTCGTGTTGTCCCTACTCCTGGTCATTCTCCTGGTGGAGTTAGCTTTATTTTTTCTGATTTTGTTATCACTGGTGATGCGTTATTTAAAAATGGTGTGGGCCGTTCTGATCTGCCCTTTAGTAACTCAAAAGATTTATTAAAGGGTATTAAAGAACAACTCTTTACATTAGCCGATAAGATGCTAATTTATCCAGGTCATGGTGAGAAATCGACTATTGGACAAGAAAAACTATCCAATCCCTTTTTCAATTAA
- a CDS encoding DEAD/DEAH box helicase yields MKRNMFEEFNIAQELIEALESLRYYKPTAVQKEVLPLALAKKDVIVESQTGSGKTVSYGLPLCENVIWEENHPQALVLVPTRELALQVKEDITNIGRLKRIKATAVFGKSSFETQKSELKQKSHIVVGTPGRVLDHLQKGTFKVDKLRYLVIDEADEMLNMGFIDQMAAIIEFLPEERQTLLFSATMPAEVERLASFYMKADKVSVKIEATEQSKPKIVQSYLKVEPDKKPEQLLDLLIVENPDSCMIFCNTQEAVNQLYVFLNKAGLTIDKIHGGMVQEDRFSVMDDFRKGKFRYLVATDVAARGIDIDNVTHVINYDVPVEKESFIHRTGRTGRAGKTGTALTLVTPKERPWWQEVRAYAQQEITEISAPNSRFVQSHKSAFEKKMQERLIVKTARNKELNRGITKIYFNGGKKKKLRAVDFVGTLTNIPGIKADDIGIITIQENVTYVEVLNGKGPRVIEEMKERTVKGKQLKVHKANANK; encoded by the coding sequence ATGAAAAGAAATATGTTTGAAGAATTTAATATTGCACAAGAACTTATCGAGGCGTTAGAAAGTTTACGTTACTATAAGCCTACTGCTGTTCAAAAAGAAGTGTTACCCTTAGCATTAGCCAAAAAAGATGTGATTGTTGAGTCACAAACGGGTAGTGGAAAAACAGTGAGTTACGGTCTTCCATTATGTGAAAATGTCATTTGGGAAGAAAATCATCCACAAGCCTTAGTCTTAGTACCAACTAGAGAACTTGCTTTGCAAGTAAAAGAAGACATCACCAATATTGGGCGTTTAAAACGCATAAAGGCTACTGCTGTTTTTGGGAAATCCTCTTTTGAAACCCAAAAATCAGAATTAAAACAAAAAAGTCACATCGTAGTCGGAACACCTGGACGAGTACTCGATCATTTACAAAAAGGAACATTTAAAGTGGATAAGCTACGGTACTTGGTCATTGACGAAGCCGATGAAATGTTAAATATGGGCTTTATTGATCAAATGGCTGCCATTATTGAATTCCTACCAGAAGAACGTCAAACACTATTGTTTTCAGCTACAATGCCAGCAGAAGTTGAACGATTAGCTAGTTTTTATATGAAAGCCGATAAAGTATCCGTTAAGATTGAAGCAACAGAACAATCTAAGCCTAAAATTGTTCAATCTTATTTAAAAGTTGAGCCGGATAAGAAACCAGAGCAGCTGTTGGATTTACTCATTGTTGAAAATCCAGATAGCTGTATGATTTTTTGTAATACACAAGAAGCCGTTAATCAATTGTATGTCTTCTTGAATAAAGCTGGATTAACCATTGATAAAATTCACGGTGGAATGGTGCAAGAAGATCGTTTCAGTGTGATGGATGATTTTAGAAAAGGAAAATTCCGTTATTTGGTAGCGACTGATGTAGCAGCTCGCGGCATTGATATCGATAACGTGACACACGTCATCAACTATGATGTGCCTGTAGAAAAAGAGAGTTTTATTCATCGGACAGGAAGAACCGGTCGTGCTGGGAAAACAGGCACAGCTTTAACGTTGGTTACCCCTAAAGAAAGACCTTGGTGGCAAGAAGTAAGAGCTTACGCACAACAAGAAATCACTGAAATTAGCGCTCCAAATAGTCGCTTTGTTCAATCGCATAAATCAGCATTTGAAAAGAAAATGCAAGAACGGTTGATTGTTAAAACAGCTCGAAACAAAGAGTTGAACCGAGGTATAACGAAAATTTATTTTAATGGCGGCAAAAAGAAAAAATTAAGAGCTGTTGATTTTGTTGGAACGTTAACAAATATTCCAGGAATTAAAGCCGATGATATTGGGATCATTACGATTCAAGAAAACGTCACATACGTAGAAGTATTAAATGGTAAAGGTCCAAGAGTGATTGAAGAGATGAAAGAAAGAACCGTTAAAGGGAAGCAATTAAAAGTCCACAAAGCAAATGCAAACAAATAA
- a CDS encoding ABC transporter ATP-binding protein, producing the protein MENKVNTKGSIKKFLSLLNQLNWPKGRMALAFLLSLFSTGASLAIPLVTKELVDSLTAASFSWQTGLFLFAVFVVQGLLGGLSLYLLAYIGETIVADLRIKLWNKVLRLPVSYYDDNETGETMSRITQDTSLLKQLVSEHLVSFITGMISIIGAVGILLYLDWRITLLMLTSVPISLAIILPLGNIMYKIARATQTEMAKLSGHLSRVLGDIRLVKAYQAEPKEGEKGEKAIRSLFSYGLKEAKVQSIISPVMTLVMMSIVVVILGYGGSQVSKGLLSAGTLVAIIFLLFQIILPFARMTQVFTVFQKAVGATERIQQILDMDSEKTEGITVISEGVVRFEAVDFAYDSGVEVLKDVSFQVQPGTVTAFVGPSGGGKTTLFSLLERFYLPTSGEILLGETPICDIALSDWRKRIGYVSQESPLLSGTIMDNIVFGLKNRPPIEAVRSAAQSANALVFIEEMSNGFDTLVGERGMKLSGGQRQRIAIARALLNNPEILLLDEATSNLDSGSEAHVQEALQRLMDGRTTLIIAHRLSTIVEADQLIFLEMGRITGIGTHQELIDFHPLYREFAQGQGLLS; encoded by the coding sequence TTGGAAAATAAAGTAAATACAAAAGGATCAATAAAAAAATTTCTTTCTTTGTTGAATCAACTCAATTGGCCGAAAGGGAGAATGGCACTTGCTTTTTTATTGTCTTTGTTTTCAACGGGTGCCAGTCTAGCCATCCCGCTAGTTACAAAAGAGCTAGTGGATTCTTTAACAGCAGCATCCTTTAGCTGGCAAACAGGGTTATTTCTATTTGCCGTTTTTGTCGTACAGGGCTTATTGGGTGGACTATCGCTCTATTTATTAGCTTATATAGGGGAGACAATCGTTGCAGACTTACGTATTAAATTATGGAATAAAGTTCTTAGGTTACCTGTTTCCTATTATGATGACAATGAAACTGGGGAGACGATGAGTCGAATTACGCAAGATACATCACTGTTGAAACAACTTGTTTCAGAGCACCTTGTTTCATTTATCACTGGAATGATATCCATTATTGGTGCAGTGGGAATTCTCTTGTATCTAGATTGGAGAATCACACTTCTTATGCTTACTAGCGTACCAATTAGCCTGGCTATCATCTTGCCGCTCGGTAATATCATGTATAAAATTGCCCGAGCAACACAAACAGAGATGGCAAAATTATCTGGTCACCTAAGTAGAGTGTTAGGTGATATCCGTTTAGTAAAGGCTTATCAAGCAGAACCCAAAGAAGGTGAGAAAGGAGAGAAAGCTATTCGTTCCTTATTTTCATATGGCTTGAAAGAAGCAAAAGTCCAGTCCATTATATCTCCAGTTATGACTCTTGTCATGATGAGTATTGTTGTTGTTATCCTAGGATATGGTGGATCACAAGTATCAAAAGGTCTTTTGAGTGCAGGGACACTTGTTGCTATCATATTTTTATTATTCCAGATTATTCTTCCGTTTGCACGGATGACCCAAGTATTTACTGTTTTCCAAAAAGCAGTCGGAGCGACGGAACGAATCCAGCAGATTCTTGATATGGACAGTGAAAAAACTGAAGGAATTACAGTTATTTCTGAAGGAGTAGTGCGTTTCGAAGCGGTCGATTTCGCGTATGATTCAGGTGTAGAGGTGTTAAAAGATGTTTCGTTCCAAGTACAACCCGGTACTGTTACAGCATTTGTAGGTCCAAGTGGAGGAGGAAAGACAACCCTTTTTTCACTCTTGGAAAGATTTTATCTACCGACATCTGGAGAAATACTTTTGGGAGAGACACCGATTTGTGACATTGCCCTATCTGATTGGCGAAAGCGAATTGGTTATGTTTCTCAAGAGAGCCCTTTATTGAGTGGAACGATTATGGATAATATCGTATTTGGACTGAAAAATCGACCTCCAATAGAAGCTGTGCGAAGTGCAGCACAATCGGCAAATGCGCTTGTATTTATTGAAGAGATGTCGAATGGCTTTGACACACTTGTCGGAGAGCGAGGGATGAAACTTTCTGGGGGTCAGCGCCAACGGATAGCTATTGCGCGAGCATTGTTAAACAATCCCGAGATTTTGTTGTTAGATGAAGCAACCTCCAATTTGGATAGTGGTTCCGAAGCGCATGTGCAAGAAGCATTGCAGCGACTGATGGACGGACGGACGACGTTAATCATTGCCCATCGGCTATCAACGATTGTTGAAGCGGATCAACTCATTTTTTTAGAAATGGGGCGTATTACTGGAATTGGCACCCATCAGGAGTTAATCGATTTCCATCCGTTATACCGAGAATTCGCACAAGGACAAGGGTTACTATCCTAG